Proteins found in one Pelmatolapia mariae isolate MD_Pm_ZW linkage group LG7, Pm_UMD_F_2, whole genome shotgun sequence genomic segment:
- the nefma gene encoding neurofilament, medium polypeptide a, which translates to MSYPVDTVGSPFRRTMDTRTTSYGYSRSSGTPSSGFRSQSWSRASPGSTVTTSYKRSVNMPVTRAYSSAVLSSADSVDYSQTSILNGDYKRSNEKEQLQGLNDRFAVYIDKVHYLEQQNKQIEAEIQALRQKQVSRSQMDDLYDQELRELRELLEQIHHDKAQIQLDTDHIDEDIQRIRDRFEEEGRIREETEAIIRVLKKDMSDSELVKSELEKKVQSLQDEIAFIRNNHEEEVSDLIAQIQASQVTVERKDLQKADITEALREIRSELEGHSNQNLQQVENWFMCRYVKLTEAAEQNKDAIKSARDEIADYRRQLQSKTVELESVRGTRDSLERQLNDIEDRHNSDLASLQETIHQLDNELKSTKWEMARHLREYQDLLNVKMALDIEIAAYRKLLEGEETHFSTFPYRQTVTTTKISKPKSEPTKLKVQHKFVEEIIEETRVEDEKAEMDEALAEIAQELSATQEGEEGEEEEGEEKAEGEEAEGEVEEGEGEEGGEEEEVVAVTEAKVSSSAPSKEEEEDEKGGDEGEEGEGEGGEEDEKEEEAEGEGGEGEDEGEKGDDAEGGDEEGEGGGEGEEVEETMLCTKAPESKASPDKEKAGDKEGSGEEEGAGAEEESGDQDEDAGSDKASKSGDEKEEKEDAGKKEDEKKGKDEPDSEPAVTQTEAPKTEATKAEAKKEDAPKSEETKPESPKKEEAPKTEGSKPDSPKSDSPKPASPKSESPKPASPKSESPKPESPKSESPKPASPKAESPKEASPKSSSPKAESPKTETAKPEAPKSTEDKTEKKSEPTEEKKVEKKDVAMNGDIDKSSPEEKEKKDEGKEADVITNGVDESPVKEDGSQKVVITKTVETITTGEDGSKHVIKSVTVTETVKEAEEMLQEKLVSTKKTEKHSTQSIKQVTESE; encoded by the exons ATGAGTTACCCGGTGGACACTGTAGGGAGTCCCTTCAGGAGAACTATGGATACTAGAACGACCAGCTATGGCTACAGCCGCTCCAGCGGCACCCCCTCCAGCGGCTTTCGGTCCCAGTCCTGGTCCCGGGCCAGTCCCGGCTCCACCGTGACCACGTCTTACAAGAGGAGCGTAAATATGCCGGTAACCCGGGCATACAGCTCAGCTGTGCTGAGCTCCGCCGACAGCGTTGATTATAGTCAAACCTCTATCCTGAACGGAGACTACAAGCGTTCTAACGAGAAAGAGCAACTTCAAGGGCTCAATGACCGCTTTGCTGTTTACATTGACAAGGTGCACTACCTGGAGCAGCAGAACAAGCAGATCGAGGCGGAGATCCAGGCACTGCGGCAGAAGCAGGTGTCGCGCTCCCAGATGGACGACCTCTATGACCAGGAGCTGCGGGAGCTACGGGAGCTGCTGGAGCAAATCCACCATGACAAGGCACAAATTCAGCTCGACACGGACCACATCGACGAGGACATCCAGCGGATCAGGGACCGCTTTGAAGAAGAAGGTCGCATCCGAGAGGAGACAGAGGCCATAATCCGTGTCCTGAAGAAGGACATGAGCGACTCGGAGTTGGTGAAGTCTGAGTTGGAGAAGAAAGTTCAGTCGCTGCAGGATGAAATCGCCTTCATCCGCAACAATCACGAGGAAGAAGTCAGCGACCTCATCGCCCAGAttcaggcgtctcaggtgacagtggaaaggaaagaCCTCCAGAAGGCTGACATCACCGAGGCTCTCCGGGAGATTCGAAGCGAGCTGGAGGGCCACTCCAACcagaacctgcagcaggtggaaaaCTGGTTCATGTGCCGCTACGTCAAGCTGACCGAGGCTGCAGAGCAAAACAAGGACGCCATAAAGTCCGCCCGTGACGAGATAGCCGACTATCGCCGTCAGCTGCAGTCCAAGACGGTGGAGCTGGAGTCCGTCCGCGGTACAAGAGACTCACTGGAGAGACAGCTTAATGACATCGAGGACCGCCACAACAGCGACCTGGCCAGCCTGCAG GAAACAATTCACCAGCTGGATAATGAGCTCAAGAGCACCAAATGGGAGATGGCTCGTCACCTGCGCGAGTACCAGGACCTGCTCAATGTCAAGATGGCCTTAGACATTGAAATAGCTGCATACAG GAAACTCCTAGAGGGTGAGGAGACCCACTTCAGCACTTTCCCTTACCGCCAGACTGTCACCACCACTAAAATCTCTAAGCCTAAGTCAGAGCCCACAAAGCTTAAGGTGCAGCACAAGTTTGTGGAGGAGATCATTGAGGAGACGAGGGTTGAGGATGAGAAGGCTGAAATGGATGAGGCCCTGGCAGAGATAGCGCAAGAGCTCTCTGCCACACAGGAAGGAgaggagggtgaagaggaagaaggGGAGGAGAAGGCAGAGGGAGAGGAAGCAGAGGGTGAGGTggaagagggagaaggagaggagggaggagaagaagaagaagtcgtAGCTGTCACTGAAGCCAAAGTTAGCTCAAGTGCGCCCAgcaaggaggaagaggaggatgaaaAAGGTGGTGATGAGGGagaagagggagagggagaaggtGGTGAGGAGGATGAGAaggaagaagaagcagagggAGAAGGTGGTGAGGGTGAGGATGAGGGAGAAAAGGGGGATGATGCAGAGGGAGGTGATGAagaaggagagggaggaggagagggggaaGAAGTTGAGGAGACAATGTTGTGCACCAAAGCTCCAGAGTCTAAAGCCTCTCCTGACAAAGAGAAGGCTGGAGACAAAGAGGGCAGTGGAGAAGAGGAGGGAGCAGGTGCTGAAGAAGAGAGTGGAGATCAGGATGAAGATGCAGGTAGTGACAAAGCATCCAAAAGTGGAGATgagaaggaggaaaaagagGATGCAGGCAAAAAGGAAGATGAGAAGAAGGGAAAAGATGAGCCAGACTCAGAACCAGCTGTAACCCAGACAGAGGCTCCAAAAACTGAAGCTACAAAGGCTGAGGCCAAGAAAGAAGATGCTCCTAAATCTGAGGAAACAAAACCTGAATCTCCAAAGAAAGAAGAAGCTCCCAAAACAGAGGGATCAAAACCTGACTCTCCAAAGTCAGATTCCCCAAAGCCTGCGTCCCCCAAGTCTGAATCCCCTAAGCCTGCCTCCCCCAAGTCTGAATCACCAAAACCAGAGTCTCCTAAATCTGAATCTCCCAAGCCTGCTTCTCCTAAAGCAGAGTCTCCAAAAGAAGCATCCCCAAAATCTAGCTCCCCAAAAGCTGAATCCCCAAAGACCGAGACCGCAAAGCCTGAGGCTCCTAAAAGCACTGAAGACAAGACTGAGAAAAAGAGCGAGCCAACAGAGGAGAAGAAAGTTGAAAAGAAAGATGTTGCCATGAATGGTGACATAGACAAGAGCAGCCCtgaggagaaagagaagaaggatgaaggaaaagaagctGACGTGATCACCAACGGCGTAGATGAGAGTCCTGTCAAGGAAGACGGCAGCCAGAAGGTTGTGATCACCAAGACCGTGGAGACAATCACCACTGGAGAGGATGGGTCAAAGCATGTCATCAAGTCCGTCACTGTGACCGAAACAGTGAAGGAGGCGGAAGAGATGCTGCAGGAGAAACTGGTCTCTACTAAGAAGACCGAGAAACACTCCACTCAGTCTATCAAGCAGGTGACGGAGAGTGAGTGA